From a region of the Defluviitalea raffinosedens genome:
- a CDS encoding ABC transporter substrate-binding protein, with product MKRILKTLHIFMIIALLGTMAGCSGVKNTQISEEPKRIVSVAPSITELIYALGKGENLVGRTDYCDYPEETKEVPSIGSLIDPSVEKIVELNPDIVIATANFKEETYKKLEDLGIEVVVLYEAIDLEGAYDSIARLGQILNAEDEANRVITEIKDKIEEVQEKVKDAPRPKVYYVAGFGKNGDYTATGDTFIGQLLEIAGGDNIAKDATGWQYSLEKIIENDPDIILISQNYGLKEQFVETAGYKELSAVKGDKVIEIDDNLIARQGPRLGEGVESLAKIMHPDLFE from the coding sequence ATGAAAAGAATCTTAAAGACATTACATATTTTTATGATCATAGCCCTTTTAGGCACTATGGCTGGATGTAGTGGTGTTAAGAACACCCAAATAAGTGAGGAGCCAAAAAGAATCGTTTCTGTAGCTCCCAGTATTACAGAACTCATTTATGCTTTAGGCAAAGGAGAAAACCTTGTGGGAAGGACCGACTACTGTGATTATCCGGAAGAAACAAAAGAGGTTCCAAGCATAGGGTCCTTAATTGATCCCAGTGTAGAAAAAATTGTTGAGTTAAACCCGGATATCGTTATTGCCACTGCCAATTTTAAAGAAGAAACCTATAAAAAACTAGAAGACTTAGGCATAGAGGTGGTTGTGCTCTATGAAGCTATTGACTTAGAGGGAGCTTATGATTCTATAGCTAGATTGGGGCAAATCCTTAATGCAGAAGATGAAGCCAATCGAGTTATTACAGAGATTAAAGATAAGATTGAAGAGGTTCAGGAAAAGGTTAAAGATGCCCCAAGGCCGAAAGTATATTATGTTGCCGGCTTTGGTAAAAATGGAGATTACACTGCCACTGGAGATACCTTTATAGGTCAGCTTCTGGAGATAGCCGGAGGGGATAATATTGCAAAAGATGCAACAGGATGGCAGTATAGTCTTGAGAAAATAATAGAAAACGATCCAGATATCATATTGATCTCCCAAAATTATGGACTAAAAGAGCAGTTTGTAGAAACTGCCGGCTACAAGGAGCTGTCAGCTGTAAAGGGCGATAAGGTGATTGAAATAGACGATAATCTTATTGCAAGGCAAGGCCCAAGACTTGGGGAAGGTGTAGAAAGCCTGGCAAAGATCATGCATCCAGATTTATTTGAATAG
- a CDS encoding FecCD family ABC transporter permease gives MRLKRKTLFFVLLVLYCILAIGAISVGAANIKPCEVFMEILKYIPIIGKHIDTVPSDTNFLIVFMVRMPRIIMASIVGMGLAVVGTSFQSLFKNPMADPYVLGISGGAALGAALAITVHLPAAPFAFIGAVTTTIMVYLIVQVRSKTATIYLLLVGSAIGFLTSALISIIMVFNQEHASRIIFWMMGSFNASSWENIYITAPVVFVGTMIISFLYRDLNLMLVGEETAKSLGVETEKLKKGVIIIASMMIAVCVSFSGIIGFVGFLVPHMARIIVGPNNKVLIPFSALGGAIFLLLSDTLGRTIAAPGELPVGAVTALIGSPYFIYLLIKMKRRSG, from the coding sequence ATGAGACTAAAAAGAAAAACACTATTTTTTGTATTGCTCGTTTTATATTGTATACTGGCGATCGGGGCCATTTCGGTGGGAGCAGCCAATATAAAGCCCTGTGAGGTATTCATGGAAATCCTTAAGTATATACCTATTATTGGCAAGCATATCGATACAGTACCCTCTGATACAAATTTTCTTATTGTTTTTATGGTACGCATGCCCAGAATTATTATGGCAAGTATAGTTGGGATGGGATTGGCAGTAGTAGGGACCTCTTTTCAGTCCCTATTTAAAAATCCTATGGCAGACCCTTACGTGCTTGGAATATCAGGAGGGGCTGCCCTGGGAGCGGCGCTGGCAATTACTGTTCATTTGCCGGCTGCTCCATTTGCCTTTATAGGAGCGGTAACTACGACCATCATGGTATATCTTATTGTACAGGTCAGATCAAAAACAGCTACGATCTATTTACTTCTGGTGGGAAGTGCCATAGGTTTTTTGACATCGGCTTTAATATCCATCATAATGGTGTTTAATCAGGAACATGCCAGCAGGATTATATTTTGGATGATGGGAAGTTTCAATGCTTCAAGCTGGGAGAATATTTATATAACAGCTCCGGTTGTATTTGTCGGCACAATGATTATTTCTTTTTTATATAGAGATCTCAATTTAATGCTTGTTGGTGAGGAAACGGCTAAAAGTTTAGGTGTAGAAACAGAAAAGCTAAAAAAAGGCGTCATTATCATTGCATCCATGATGATTGCTGTTTGTGTTTCTTTTTCCGGAATCATCGGATTTGTAGGCTTTTTGGTGCCTCATATGGCAAGAATCATTGTTGGTCCCAATAATAAAGTTTTGATTCCTTTTTCGGCTTTGGGAGGCGCGATTTTTTTACTGCTTTCTGATACTCTTGGAAGAACCATAGCCGCTCCCGGAGAATTACCTGTAGGAGCGGTGACGGCATTGATTGGTTCTCCCTATTTTATATATCTTCTGATTAAAATGAAGCGAAGGAGTGGATAA
- a CDS encoding methyl-accepting chemotaxis protein, with the protein MKKIENKIILLSLLNTFVLVVLLGTISISLVLYTQTTSLNAMEKSMRESFDHLISTQVQSAVSVIEQYGKKVEKGEMTLEEAKKAAADIVRDMRYGEDGYFWIDTYEGVNVVLYGSATEGTNRYEQKDSNGKYLIKEIIKNGMQEGGGFSDYHFPKEGQTEPLPKRSYSLSYKPFEWVVGTGNYTDDIDAVINTKKIEMRKQINRQIMLFGFMALLVGVLFVIISIIVGKKISKPIKESSKIIEQISQGDLSVDMPAKYQKYKDEIGLISRSLQQMIKTLRSMVNDIVTESNKSMKAVIVVNENVDALKDQIDEVASTTEEISAGMEETAASSEEMNATASEFENAAHSIAQKAQDGAKTVEEIQERANRLKERVLTSQNNAMKILEEAKSALEKAIEESKSVEQITALSNIILEITSQTNLLALNAAIEAARAGEAGKGFAVVANEIGKLAENSGATAKEIQEIIKTVQSSVNNLSSTSNKLMEFVSSDVKEDYGLMLEATDQYQKDAENVSAIITDFSVTSEKLLISIQNMIKAIEEVASATNEGAAGITSVAENTAVIADKVSTIAEQTEEVKSGKEKLMEAVERFKLQ; encoded by the coding sequence ATGAAGAAGATAGAAAATAAAATCATACTCCTGTCATTGTTGAATACTTTCGTACTGGTTGTACTATTAGGTACCATATCCATTTCATTGGTCTTATATACACAAACAACATCGTTAAATGCAATGGAAAAAAGCATGAGAGAAAGCTTTGATCACTTGATTTCGACTCAGGTGCAAAGTGCTGTCAGTGTGATTGAACAATATGGGAAAAAAGTAGAGAAAGGCGAGATGACTTTAGAAGAGGCTAAAAAAGCTGCTGCCGATATCGTTAGAGATATGCGTTATGGCGAAGATGGGTATTTTTGGATTGACACATATGAGGGAGTTAATGTAGTATTATATGGAAGTGCAACAGAAGGTACCAATCGCTATGAGCAGAAAGACAGTAACGGCAAGTATCTTATTAAAGAGATTATCAAAAACGGAATGCAGGAGGGTGGTGGTTTTTCAGACTACCACTTCCCAAAAGAGGGACAGACAGAACCACTACCTAAGCGTAGTTATTCATTATCTTATAAACCTTTTGAATGGGTTGTTGGAACAGGAAATTATACGGATGATATTGATGCAGTAATCAATACTAAGAAAATAGAAATGAGGAAGCAAATAAACAGGCAAATTATGTTATTTGGCTTTATGGCTCTTTTGGTTGGAGTTCTATTTGTTATTATATCCATCATAGTAGGTAAAAAAATATCAAAACCTATTAAAGAATCTTCTAAGATCATCGAACAGATTTCCCAGGGGGATTTATCTGTCGATATGCCAGCCAAATATCAGAAATATAAGGATGAAATCGGTCTCATTTCAAGATCTTTGCAGCAAATGATCAAGACTTTAAGAAGCATGGTGAATGATATTGTAACTGAATCCAATAAATCTATGAAGGCAGTTATAGTGGTTAATGAAAATGTTGATGCTCTGAAAGATCAGATAGATGAGGTAGCATCTACAACAGAAGAAATTTCTGCAGGGATGGAAGAAACGGCGGCATCTTCCGAGGAAATGAATGCCACTGCTTCAGAATTTGAAAATGCTGCACACTCCATTGCTCAAAAGGCACAGGATGGAGCAAAAACTGTCGAAGAAATTCAAGAAAGGGCAAACAGATTAAAAGAAAGAGTTTTAACATCTCAAAATAATGCAATGAAGATTCTTGAAGAAGCAAAATCTGCCCTTGAAAAAGCAATTGAAGAATCGAAATCGGTAGAACAGATCACAGCTTTATCTAATATAATCCTTGAAATTACTTCTCAAACGAATCTTTTGGCCTTAAATGCGGCTATCGAGGCAGCCAGAGCAGGGGAAGCCGGTAAAGGCTTTGCGGTGGTTGCGAATGAAATCGGAAAACTGGCTGAAAACTCAGGAGCTACAGCAAAAGAAATTCAAGAAATAATCAAGACAGTCCAAAGTTCAGTAAATAATCTCTCATCTACTTCGAATAAATTGATGGAATTTGTTTCTTCGGATGTAAAAGAAGATTATGGATTAATGCTGGAAGCAACAGATCAATACCAAAAAGATGCTGAAAATGTAAGTGCGATCATTACAGATTTTAGTGTTACATCTGAGAAATTACTGATTTCTATACAGAATATGATAAAAGCTATTGAGGAAGTAGCTTCTGCAACCAATGAAGGAGCCGCCGGAATAACCAGTGTGGCTGAGAATACGGCAGTCATTGCAGATAAAGTTAGTACAATAGCAGAGCAAACAGAAGAGGTGAAGTCAGGAAAAGAAAAACTTATGGAAGCTGTGGAAAGATTTAAACTTCAATAA
- a CDS encoding ABC transporter ATP-binding protein, translating to MGQKIDVRNLSFSYGDQQVLKDISLSFNKGKFYSIIGPNGSGKSTFIKNISKLITPKAGSVLIDNQDICKMKNKELAKMMAVIPQNILIDYDFTVFDIVMMGRSPYKRSFQDFNGEDQAIVEKYMRATNTWNLKDQLITNLSGGEIQRVIAARALSQEADIILLDEITSHLDIQYQIEFLNIFRSLKEDKIIIAVLHDLNLASTFSDEIILLKRGQVEAKGSPEEVISKENIKKVYNLSVEIFENPVSQCPYVIPIV from the coding sequence TTGGGACAAAAAATAGATGTAAGAAATCTTAGTTTTTCCTATGGAGATCAACAAGTATTAAAGGATATCAGTTTAAGTTTTAATAAAGGTAAATTTTATTCCATCATTGGACCCAATGGTTCGGGGAAATCCACATTTATAAAAAATATTTCAAAGCTTATTACCCCAAAAGCCGGAAGTGTATTGATAGACAATCAGGATATTTGCAAAATGAAAAATAAAGAATTAGCCAAAATGATGGCAGTGATTCCCCAAAACATACTCATAGACTACGATTTTACTGTTTTTGATATTGTGATGATGGGACGAAGTCCATATAAACGAAGTTTTCAGGATTTTAACGGGGAAGATCAGGCGATCGTGGAAAAGTACATGCGAGCGACCAATACATGGAACTTAAAGGATCAGTTGATTACGAATTTAAGTGGCGGAGAGATTCAGAGAGTTATCGCTGCAAGGGCTTTAAGTCAGGAAGCAGACATCATTCTTCTGGATGAAATCACTTCCCATCTGGATATACAGTATCAGATAGAATTTTTAAATATATTTAGAAGCCTAAAAGAGGACAAGATCATCATTGCAGTATTGCATGATTTAAATTTAGCGTCTACCTTCAGTGATGAAATTATATTGCTTAAAAGAGGACAAGTTGAGGCCAAAGGTTCCCCCGAAGAAGTAATCAGTAAAGAAAATATTAAAAAGGTATACAATCTTTCTGTGGAAATCTTTGAAAATCCTGTAAGTCAATGCCCTTATGTCATTCCTATTGTTTAA